A DNA window from Thermosynechococcaceae cyanobacterium Okahandja contains the following coding sequences:
- a CDS encoding glycosyltransferase, protein MRKSATVEDWFLILSGASLLAVLLLQLDWQNLWPNVVGLWHSGQAFFRPEGTTLEALLLPAFVWLAVTFLLKELCPKPTFWSRLIVSVGIALLGIRYELWRFFGSLNLDDPLNGTISVALFLAELLTVINTVAFFFHCIFSIDRTPEADRLSQAVIQGEYLPWVDVILPTYNEGVDILRRSVIACQAMDYPHKRIYLLDDTRRPAVRALAAELGCGYRDRPDNRHAKAGNINHALPSLSGELIAVFDADFMPTRTFLTRTVGFFQDPKTAMVQTPQHFFNEDPVAVNLGLEGILNNEQTLFFRFIQPSRDYFDSVVCCGTCFVIRRSALDEIGGIPTDSITEDYMTTIKLQTLGYRVKYLNEALAAGMSPETISAYINQRLRWGQGTLQMLFLGGNFLTAPNLGFLQRLSHSLSIIYWFLSIPRVLFLVVPLAFLIFGLAPLRATVNEILYFYFPYYLGNIMAFSWLTEGRRSAFWSDVYETIICFPMALTVLRTLISPGGKTFKVTPKGVVDPHRININWPLIRPLLIVAVLTILGLIYRSSSLQDTIVNPDSLAVNIIWSVYNLALLLVCMLVAIDVPQRRFTRFLRREPCELYLSGDRYTGHTLDISEEGARLILQHYTPSSSKTQAIGTYSGQFRLSPPSELADLWLAVELRWHDHEQLVALQQGGDRAVDVRIRFVELSLAEQRRLITYLYCQPGQWDEIRVPEIKTAWAMLQAVLRLHPLAESR, encoded by the coding sequence ATGCGGAAATCAGCGACGGTCGAAGATTGGTTTCTTATCTTGTCGGGAGCCTCCCTGCTGGCGGTGCTGCTGCTGCAACTGGACTGGCAGAACCTCTGGCCGAATGTGGTCGGGCTTTGGCACAGTGGTCAGGCCTTCTTCCGGCCCGAAGGCACCACCCTAGAAGCCCTCCTGCTACCGGCCTTTGTGTGGCTGGCGGTCACGTTTTTGCTCAAAGAGCTATGCCCCAAGCCCACCTTCTGGTCGCGGTTGATTGTGAGTGTTGGCATTGCCCTGCTCGGGATTCGCTACGAGCTATGGCGGTTCTTTGGCAGCTTGAATCTGGATGATCCGCTCAATGGCACGATCTCGGTGGCACTGTTTTTAGCCGAGTTGCTGACGGTCATCAATACCGTGGCCTTTTTCTTCCACTGCATTTTTTCAATTGATCGCACACCGGAAGCCGATCGCCTCAGCCAAGCGGTCATTCAGGGGGAGTACCTGCCGTGGGTGGATGTCATTTTACCCACCTACAACGAGGGGGTCGATATTTTGCGGCGATCGGTGATTGCCTGCCAAGCCATGGACTATCCCCACAAGCGGATTTATTTACTGGATGACACGCGGCGACCGGCAGTGCGTGCCCTCGCGGCAGAATTGGGCTGTGGGTATCGCGATCGCCCCGATAACCGCCACGCCAAAGCGGGGAATATTAACCATGCCCTCCCCAGCCTCAGTGGTGAACTGATTGCCGTATTTGATGCCGACTTCATGCCCACCCGCACCTTCTTAACCCGTACCGTCGGCTTCTTCCAAGATCCGAAAACCGCCATGGTACAAACCCCGCAGCACTTTTTCAATGAAGACCCGGTGGCGGTCAACCTCGGCCTAGAGGGCATCCTAAATAATGAGCAAACCCTCTTCTTTCGTTTTATCCAGCCCAGTCGCGATTATTTTGACTCGGTGGTGTGCTGTGGCACCTGTTTTGTGATCCGCCGCTCAGCCCTAGATGAAATTGGCGGTATTCCCACCGATAGCATTACCGAAGACTACATGACCACCATCAAGCTGCAAACCCTTGGTTATCGGGTCAAGTACCTCAACGAAGCCCTAGCCGCAGGAATGTCACCGGAGACCATTAGTGCCTACATTAACCAACGGCTGCGCTGGGGACAAGGGACGCTGCAAATGCTGTTTTTGGGGGGGAACTTTCTGACCGCGCCCAATCTGGGCTTTTTGCAACGGCTCTCCCACTCCCTGAGTATTATCTACTGGTTTCTGTCAATTCCACGGGTGCTCTTTTTGGTGGTGCCCCTCGCCTTTTTAATTTTTGGCTTGGCACCGCTGCGCGCTACTGTCAACGAAATTCTCTATTTTTATTTTCCCTACTACCTCGGTAACATCATGGCCTTTTCATGGCTCACGGAGGGGCGGCGATCGGCCTTTTGGTCGGATGTGTATGAAACCATTATTTGTTTTCCAATGGCGTTGACCGTCCTGCGGACGCTGATTAGCCCGGGTGGCAAAACCTTTAAGGTGACTCCCAAAGGGGTGGTGGATCCCCACCGCATTAATATCAATTGGCCGTTGATTCGGCCTCTGTTGATTGTTGCCGTTCTCACAATTTTGGGGCTCATCTATCGCAGTTCCAGCTTGCAGGATACGATTGTTAACCCCGACAGTTTGGCGGTTAATATCATTTGGTCGGTGTATAACCTAGCCCTACTGCTGGTGTGTATGCTGGTGGCTATTGATGTGCCCCAGCGCCGTTTTACGCGGTTCCTACGGCGTGAGCCTTGTGAGTTATACCTCAGTGGCGATCGCTATACCGGCCATACCCTTGATATATCTGAAGAGGGGGCACGGCTCATTTTGCAACACTACACACCCTCTTCTAGCAAAACTCAGGCAATAGGTACCTACAGTGGCCAGTTTCGCCTTAGTCCTCCGAGTGAGTTAGCGGATCTGTGGCTGGCGGTTGAACTGCGCTGGCACGATCACGAGCAATTAGTGGCGCTACAACAGGGGGGCGATCGCGCTGTGGATGTGCGCATTCGCTTTGTGGAGCTATCCTTGGCCGAGCAACGCCGTTTGATTACCTATCTTTACTGCCAACCCGGTCAATGGGATGAAATTCGCGTCCCTGAAATTAAAACGGCATGGGCCATGCTACAAGCCGTCCTGCGCCTGCATCCTCTGGCGGAAAGCCGCTAG